One segment of Micromonospora parathelypteridis DNA contains the following:
- a CDS encoding alpha/beta hydrolase, protein MPPILPPRDGFLFLDREKFAASFAGDLPAEQAAFMADSQVPWGLEALSGEITEPAWRTKPSWYLVATDDRMIPPPAQRVMSERAGSTVVESPGSHAVYVSQPGAVAAIIHEAATALK, encoded by the coding sequence GTGCCGCCGATCCTGCCGCCTCGGGACGGATTCCTGTTCCTGGACCGGGAGAAGTTCGCCGCCTCGTTCGCCGGTGATCTCCCCGCCGAGCAGGCGGCCTTCATGGCCGACTCGCAGGTCCCGTGGGGTCTGGAGGCGCTGAGCGGTGAGATCACCGAGCCGGCCTGGCGCACCAAGCCCAGCTGGTATCTGGTCGCCACCGATGACCGCATGATCCCTCCGCCGGCCCAGCGGGTGATGTCCGAACGCGCCGGCTCGACAGTGGTCGAGTCTCCGGGCAGTCACGCTGTCTACGTGTCGCAGCCGGGCGCGGTCGCGGCGATCATCCACGAGGCCGCCACCGCGCTGAAGTGA